One Methylosinus sp. C49 DNA segment encodes these proteins:
- a CDS encoding TonB-dependent siderophore receptor: MLRSKFKRVVGAPLLLLSCVPALGQEALPSIDIGASQISGPAQRPVPGDRQDKAAYKTWNTSTATKTDSPIMQTPVSVQVVPQQILQDQQVVIIDKALQNVSGVYMIPVGGLQAGFSIRGFETYKYYLDGVRVDNRTTPGSRDTVDLDRIEVLKGPASVLFGRLEPGGLINLATKRPSEIPSYAIQQQFGSFDFYRTALNMTGPVTDDKRLLYRFDAAYQNSSGFRDFADVEHVFLAPRLHFEPNADTQANLYLQYFHSKDPIYFGFPKFWGSPYSALISRSYGEPNSEEDTHYDVRVGFDWSHSFDANWKITHRFDADFRDAAAPGTVVVNGVTQSQCTWISCPIARSVNRFVLQGQYYFTNIDLTGKFDTFGVEHELLVGGDYYADLVTTQRRSQSTGVPSIDLFNPVHTGSLGYLLDFASSVSNLRAEQDYYGLYVQDQAELPFGFHLLAGFRYDNAHAKDHTDTFSPTPAIAEIEVRQQAIKPRVGLLWRPIPELSLYGNYVENFSPPSTTGGPSSSGPNQPALKASEGSQWEAGVKTELFEGRLTTTVSWFDITKTNVATPDPDPARAALGYRVLTGAVRNRGWEADVSGQLLDELKLIANIAYIDSNILKDNSGNVGHRLYGVPKFAGGVWAVYEPRWTLVPGLSFGAGLVSSGAVWADTANTLMLPGYTIANLMARYAFEFEGKKISFQINADNITDVRYYAAAGGANSINPAQPRNIMGAIRVEF, encoded by the coding sequence ATGCTTCGCTCTAAGTTCAAGCGCGTCGTCGGCGCGCCACTGCTTCTTCTATCCTGCGTCCCGGCTCTCGGGCAGGAAGCGCTGCCCTCCATCGACATCGGCGCCTCGCAGATTTCTGGCCCTGCGCAGCGACCGGTCCCGGGCGACCGCCAGGACAAGGCCGCCTATAAGACTTGGAATACATCGACCGCGACCAAGACCGATTCGCCGATCATGCAGACGCCGGTCAGCGTGCAGGTCGTGCCGCAGCAGATATTGCAGGATCAGCAGGTCGTCATCATCGACAAGGCGCTGCAAAATGTCAGCGGCGTCTATATGATTCCGGTCGGCGGCTTGCAGGCCGGCTTTTCGATCCGCGGCTTTGAAACTTACAAATATTACCTCGACGGCGTAAGGGTCGACAATCGCACGACTCCGGGCTCGCGGGACACGGTCGATCTCGATCGGATCGAAGTGCTGAAGGGACCAGCCTCTGTGCTGTTCGGACGATTGGAGCCTGGCGGGCTCATCAATCTCGCGACCAAGCGGCCTTCCGAGATTCCATCCTATGCGATCCAGCAGCAATTCGGGTCGTTCGACTTCTATCGCACCGCATTGAATATGACGGGGCCTGTCACGGACGACAAGCGGCTGCTCTATCGTTTCGACGCCGCCTATCAAAATTCGAGCGGATTTCGGGACTTCGCCGATGTCGAACATGTATTTCTGGCGCCGCGACTGCATTTCGAGCCGAACGCCGATACGCAAGCCAATCTCTATTTGCAATATTTCCACAGCAAGGACCCGATCTATTTCGGTTTTCCGAAATTTTGGGGCTCCCCATATTCTGCGCTCATCTCTCGGAGCTATGGCGAGCCCAACAGCGAGGAGGATACGCATTACGACGTTCGTGTCGGCTTCGATTGGTCTCATTCCTTCGACGCGAATTGGAAGATCACCCATCGCTTCGATGCGGATTTTCGTGACGCGGCGGCCCCGGGCACGGTGGTCGTGAATGGCGTCACCCAGTCGCAATGCACATGGATCTCGTGCCCGATAGCGCGCTCCGTCAACCGCTTCGTGTTACAGGGACAGTATTATTTCACCAATATCGACCTGACCGGAAAATTCGATACGTTCGGCGTCGAGCACGAGCTGCTCGTCGGCGGCGACTATTACGCGGATCTCGTGACCACGCAGCGCCGTTCGCAGTCGACCGGCGTGCCGTCCATCGATCTCTTCAATCCGGTCCACACTGGAAGCTTGGGTTATCTGCTCGACTTCGCGAGCTCTGTGTCCAATCTCCGCGCCGAACAAGACTACTACGGGCTTTATGTCCAGGATCAGGCGGAACTGCCTTTCGGCTTCCATCTTCTCGCCGGGTTCCGCTACGACAACGCTCATGCGAAGGACCATACGGACACTTTCTCGCCGACCCCCGCGATCGCGGAAATCGAAGTGCGCCAACAGGCGATCAAGCCGCGCGTCGGATTGCTGTGGCGACCGATTCCGGAATTGAGTCTCTATGGAAATTATGTCGAGAATTTCAGTCCTCCGTCGACAACGGGCGGCCCTAGTTCTTCTGGCCCGAACCAACCGGCTTTGAAGGCGTCGGAGGGATCGCAATGGGAGGCCGGCGTCAAGACGGAGCTCTTCGAGGGTCGATTGACGACGACGGTTTCCTGGTTCGACATCACCAAAACCAATGTCGCGACCCCGGATCCGGATCCGGCGCGCGCGGCCCTCGGCTATCGTGTGCTGACCGGCGCCGTGCGCAATCGTGGATGGGAGGCCGATGTCAGCGGACAATTGCTCGACGAGCTGAAGCTCATCGCCAATATCGCCTACATCGACTCCAACATTCTAAAAGACAATAGCGGCAACGTCGGTCACCGGCTCTACGGCGTCCCGAAATTCGCCGGCGGCGTGTGGGCGGTGTATGAGCCGCGATGGACGCTCGTTCCCGGGCTGAGCTTCGGCGCCGGCCTCGTCTCCTCTGGCGCCGTCTGGGCCGACACGGCGAATACGCTGATGCTGCCCGGATATACGATCGCCAATCTAATGGCGCGCTATGCGTTCGAATTCGAAGGAAAGAAGATCAGCTTCCAGATCAACGCGGATAATATTACGGATGTGAGATATTACGCGGCCGCGGGAGGCGCGAATAGTATCAATCCCGCGCAGCCTCGCAATATCATGGGAGCGATCCGGGTCGAATTTTAA
- a CDS encoding response regulator transcription factor: protein MRILIIEDERELAFLLTERMRAAGFVIDRVATATAALDAIRAYDYPIVLLDRRLPDADGISIIPEIRRMRSATRILVVSALRDIDDRVEGLDAGADDYLTKPFDTNELLARVRANLRRPGNAALPPVVVGDLTFDVNTREANIAGRPLLLFKREALMLESLMRRAGRVVTHATLIDELYGFDETAQLNALKTLASRLRRRLESCDAKADVRSVRGVGYLIRAI from the coding sequence ATGCGGATACTCATAATCGAGGACGAGCGCGAGCTCGCTTTCCTGCTGACGGAACGAATGCGAGCCGCCGGCTTCGTCATCGATCGGGTCGCGACGGCGACCGCCGCACTGGACGCAATCCGCGCGTATGACTATCCGATCGTCCTGCTCGACCGCCGGCTGCCGGACGCGGACGGCATATCGATCATCCCAGAAATTCGGCGAATGCGCTCCGCCACACGCATTTTGGTCGTTTCCGCGCTCCGCGACATAGACGACCGGGTGGAAGGGTTGGACGCCGGCGCCGATGATTATCTGACCAAGCCTTTCGACACCAACGAATTGCTGGCGCGTGTAAGGGCCAATCTTCGGCGCCCGGGCAACGCCGCGCTGCCTCCGGTCGTCGTGGGCGACCTTACCTTCGACGTGAATACGCGGGAGGCGAACATCGCCGGTCGTCCGCTGCTGCTGTTCAAGCGCGAGGCTCTTATGCTCGAATCGCTCATGCGACGCGCGGGCCGCGTGGTGACGCACGCGACCCTGATCGACGAACTCTACGGATTCGACGAAACAGCGCAACTGAATGCGCTGAAAACGCTCGCCTCCCGGTTGAGGCGACGGCTGGAGTCCTGCGACGCAAAAGCCGATGTGCGAAGCGTTCGTGGCGTTGGCTATCTTATCCGAGCAATTTGA
- a CDS encoding response regulator transcription factor encodes MRILLVEDNAELAGHIVRRIRSDGFVIDRVGSIDEAKQAVDDEAYALMLLDRRLPDGDGLSFVPFIRDRRPGVRIMVLTALDAIDNRIEGLDAGADDYLTKPFNLDELMARIRASLRRPGGERVPPVVIGGLHYDMDARSATTGGLPVPLLRRELALLDTLVRRAGRVVPRDALIAAIYELEEDIQPHTLTTLVCRLRSRLDEARAGVKIHSSRGLGYMIMSAEI; translated from the coding sequence ATGCGAATTTTGTTGGTGGAAGACAATGCAGAGCTGGCCGGGCACATCGTCAGACGGATCCGATCCGACGGCTTCGTGATCGATCGCGTCGGATCGATCGACGAGGCGAAGCAGGCAGTCGACGACGAGGCTTACGCCCTCATGCTTCTAGATCGAAGACTTCCCGATGGGGATGGACTGTCCTTCGTGCCATTCATTCGCGATCGACGTCCGGGCGTTCGCATCATGGTCCTCACCGCGTTGGACGCGATCGACAATCGGATCGAAGGTCTCGACGCCGGCGCCGACGACTATTTGACGAAGCCGTTCAATCTCGACGAGCTCATGGCGCGTATCCGCGCGAGTCTGAGGCGGCCCGGGGGCGAGCGCGTGCCGCCGGTCGTCATCGGCGGGCTGCATTACGACATGGACGCACGTTCCGCGACAACAGGCGGTCTACCCGTGCCGCTGCTGCGGCGCGAGCTCGCGCTGCTCGACACGCTGGTCAGGAGAGCCGGACGCGTCGTGCCCCGCGACGCTCTCATCGCCGCGATCTATGAGTTGGAAGAGGATATTCAGCCCCACACGCTGACGACCTTGGTGTGTCGATTGCGCTCGCGCCTCGACGAGGCGCGCGCGGGCGTGAAGATCCATTCATCGCGCGGCCTCGGCTATATGATCATGTCGGCAGAGATATGA
- a CDS encoding TonB-dependent siderophore receptor: protein MFRTQFLRSASVGALTLAILSSPAFGQETLPSIEIGASAGAPDRAAPQAEKGYSRSTTFSATKTSTPLLDTPQSVQIIPREVLQDRQLIDLKEAVQNVSGVQAESTGSPYDAYLIRGFSTGYGSTYRDGLKALGLAGTVDLAFADRIEIVKGPAAMLYGRIEPGGFVNVVTKRPQEEFAASIGTQFGSWGLSRTVADVTGPIDAEKTVLYRLIAAYDRADSWIDFEHRDGGAAAAYFTFRPSRDFEFNLQFEHYHKKATTFGSYSGGTIPVDLRSVGGRALVIPGMNDRPLDLPRNFVSNDPQMWDKFPNLTSRTHYGFDWTYRFAEKWRITNRFQYIDDHDSINKLSNNAYNGATGVIGRGFWHNFVKRDNISTNLDLAGEVLTGPLKHEILAGVDWFRYADVWTGDCCGHPLVPSLNVFTPAYGYFGDVLGAINAYGAANKLGPNSNQNLGFYLQDHISFLDDRVHLLIGGRWDKYQITRAKTFGALGASCYPACTGDPIIPSSEEPKLSPRAGLSFKIDESASVYGSYSRSFGNYSGLTSQGTISPAETGVQWEVGAKKLWLDGRITTTVALFDLRKKNVLQPDPIIPTRSVAVGEVTSRGVEFDIAGQVTDNLSLIASYTFDSVKITNDNNNGNVGKRYYSAAPNVGNLWAKWDTAPGQAEGWELGGGVYAMDKRYGNNANTWFMPAYVKFDAMVSYRTLFDGHKLKFQFNVKNLTDTKYFESSNGGAYAFYGAPRTFMGAISLEY from the coding sequence ATGTTCCGCACGCAGTTTCTGCGTAGCGCGTCCGTCGGCGCGCTCACTCTCGCTATCCTCTCGTCGCCGGCCTTCGGGCAGGAGACCCTGCCCTCGATCGAGATCGGCGCCTCCGCGGGCGCACCGGATCGCGCCGCTCCGCAAGCGGAGAAGGGCTACTCGCGCTCGACGACCTTCAGCGCCACGAAGACCAGCACGCCGCTGCTCGACACGCCGCAATCTGTGCAGATCATTCCGCGCGAAGTGCTTCAGGACCGGCAGCTCATCGATCTGAAGGAGGCGGTGCAGAATGTCTCCGGCGTGCAGGCGGAATCGACAGGCAGCCCTTACGACGCCTATCTCATCCGCGGCTTCAGCACCGGCTACGGCTCCACCTATCGAGATGGTTTGAAGGCGCTCGGCCTCGCGGGCACAGTCGATCTCGCATTCGCGGACCGCATCGAGATCGTCAAGGGACCTGCGGCCATGCTCTATGGGCGCATCGAGCCCGGTGGCTTCGTCAATGTCGTGACCAAGCGCCCGCAGGAGGAATTCGCGGCGTCGATCGGAACGCAATTCGGCAGCTGGGGACTGTCGCGCACCGTCGCAGACGTGACGGGCCCCATCGACGCCGAGAAGACCGTGCTCTATCGCCTCATCGCGGCGTATGATCGCGCCGATTCCTGGATCGACTTCGAGCATCGCGACGGCGGCGCCGCAGCCGCCTATTTCACATTTCGGCCGAGTCGCGATTTCGAGTTCAATCTTCAGTTCGAGCACTATCACAAAAAGGCGACGACCTTTGGAAGCTATAGCGGCGGAACCATACCCGTCGATCTTCGCTCGGTCGGCGGACGCGCTCTGGTGATCCCGGGAATGAACGATCGCCCGCTCGATCTGCCGAGAAATTTCGTGTCCAACGATCCGCAAATGTGGGACAAGTTTCCGAATCTGACGAGCAGAACACATTACGGCTTCGACTGGACCTATCGCTTCGCCGAAAAATGGCGGATCACCAATCGATTTCAATATATCGACGACCACGACTCGATCAACAAGCTCTCGAACAATGCGTATAACGGCGCGACCGGCGTGATCGGACGCGGCTTCTGGCATAATTTCGTCAAGCGCGACAACATTTCGACCAATCTCGATCTTGCCGGCGAAGTGCTGACTGGACCTTTGAAACACGAAATCCTCGCTGGCGTCGATTGGTTCCGATATGCGGACGTCTGGACCGGCGATTGCTGCGGCCATCCGCTCGTGCCGTCGCTCAACGTCTTCACGCCGGCCTATGGCTATTTCGGCGACGTTCTCGGCGCGATCAACGCCTATGGAGCCGCCAATAAGCTCGGCCCCAACAGCAATCAAAATCTCGGCTTCTATCTTCAGGATCACATTTCATTCCTGGACGATCGAGTGCATCTCCTGATCGGCGGACGCTGGGACAAATATCAGATTACCAGAGCCAAGACATTCGGCGCGCTCGGCGCCTCGTGCTATCCGGCGTGCACTGGCGATCCGATCATTCCTTCGTCCGAGGAGCCGAAGCTCTCGCCTCGGGCGGGACTCTCGTTCAAGATCGACGAAAGCGCGTCCGTCTATGGCAGCTACAGCCGCTCTTTCGGCAATTACAGCGGGCTGACGAGCCAAGGAACGATCAGCCCGGCGGAAACCGGCGTGCAATGGGAGGTCGGCGCCAAGAAGCTCTGGCTCGACGGACGCATCACGACGACGGTCGCGCTGTTCGATCTTCGCAAGAAGAACGTGCTGCAACCGGACCCGATCATACCGACGCGCAGCGTCGCGGTCGGCGAGGTGACGAGTCGCGGCGTCGAATTCGACATTGCGGGCCAAGTCACCGACAATCTCAGCCTCATCGCCAGCTACACATTCGACTCGGTGAAGATCACCAACGACAACAACAATGGCAATGTCGGCAAGCGCTATTACAGCGCCGCGCCTAATGTAGGCAATCTCTGGGCGAAATGGGACACGGCGCCGGGGCAGGCGGAAGGCTGGGAGCTCGGCGGAGGCGTCTATGCAATGGACAAACGCTATGGCAACAACGCCAACACATGGTTCATGCCTGCTTATGTGAAATTCGACGCGATGGTCTCCTATCGCACCCTGTTCGATGGCCACAAGCTGAAGTTCCAATTCAATGTGAAGAACCTCACCGACACCAAATATTTCGAGAGCAGCAACGGCGGCGCCTACGCCTTCTATGGCGCGCCGCGGACCTTCATGGGCGCGATCAGCCTCGAATATTGA
- a CDS encoding PepSY-associated TM helix domain-containing protein produces MRTVLSRIHRWIGFVAGAYFVLAGLTGVVLVYRAELDTWLNRDLIGPSRPASERQAFRPIDELFAAAKERVPPDSSPAFIHLPKSDDGYFDLIYSHPNAHGHASIGQIVVDPYSGRVRGQRVIADPNDPLAEPSVMLLMHLHYTLLAGDVGESIAGLAGLALLASFVSGLFLWRPFAGSWRRALLFKRGAGPDRALFDLHRLSGAYSAPMAFVVVLSGVCLIFGSQTSQLIGSFSSVSANMLPGNLKSEPAAGRSPIGPSTAAATVDRLFPDGRMMSIALPLRPDGVYRVGKHVDGEIYETETKRVVAVDQYSGAIIAVQDPRRFTFGERLLEWRFPLHTGEAFGAVGRVLMTVMGFVPVLLFVTGFVRWRRGRHRLAASR; encoded by the coding sequence ATGCGCACCGTCCTGTCGAGAATTCATCGGTGGATCGGCTTTGTGGCCGGCGCCTATTTTGTGCTCGCCGGCCTCACTGGCGTCGTCCTGGTCTATCGGGCCGAGCTCGACACATGGCTGAACCGTGATTTGATAGGGCCATCTCGTCCAGCCTCTGAGCGCCAGGCGTTTCGTCCTATCGATGAACTGTTCGCCGCTGCAAAAGAACGAGTTCCGCCAGATTCGAGCCCGGCGTTCATTCACTTGCCGAAGAGCGACGATGGTTATTTCGATCTGATCTATTCGCATCCGAACGCGCATGGCCATGCCTCCATCGGTCAGATCGTCGTCGATCCCTATTCGGGACGGGTGAGGGGACAGCGCGTCATCGCCGATCCGAACGATCCGCTCGCCGAGCCCTCGGTGATGCTGCTCATGCATCTGCACTACACTCTGCTCGCGGGCGATGTCGGCGAATCCATCGCCGGCCTCGCGGGGCTTGCGCTGCTGGCGTCGTTCGTCTCGGGCCTCTTTCTCTGGCGGCCATTCGCGGGCTCATGGCGACGAGCTCTTCTGTTCAAGCGCGGCGCTGGGCCGGATCGCGCTCTTTTCGACCTGCATCGACTTTCCGGAGCCTATAGCGCCCCTATGGCGTTCGTGGTCGTGCTCTCCGGCGTATGCCTGATTTTCGGCTCGCAGACGAGCCAGCTGATCGGCTCGTTCTCGTCCGTCTCGGCGAATATGTTGCCGGGAAATTTGAAATCGGAGCCCGCCGCGGGTCGTTCGCCGATTGGCCCGAGCACGGCGGCCGCAACGGTCGATCGCTTGTTTCCCGACGGCCGGATGATGAGCATCGCATTGCCCCTTCGCCCCGATGGCGTATATCGCGTGGGCAAGCACGTCGACGGCGAAATCTACGAGACCGAGACGAAGCGCGTCGTAGCGGTCGATCAATACAGCGGCGCAATTATAGCCGTTCAAGACCCGCGGCGATTCACCTTCGGTGAAAGACTGCTCGAATGGCGATTCCCGCTCCACACAGGCGAAGCGTTCGGCGCCGTCGGCCGTGTCCTCATGACCGTGATGGGTTTCGTCCCCGTCCTTCTATTCGTCACAGGCTTTGTCAGATGGCGACGAGGACGACATCGCCTCGCCGCGTCGAGGTGA
- a CDS encoding PepSY-associated TM helix domain-containing protein — translation MTRPFFVWLHRWCGLAMAAFLAVAGLTGSLLAFWPELNHVVAPDLYPGPSAGAELDAGTLASRAEAFHPGVQVVTVNLSYVPGTAELGVRPAPGAPPPGFDYLLLDPVTGEERGRLSRGSAPSALHDILPFIYRLHFSLALGKIGSWILGVTAIVWTLDSFVGFYLALPRISRNGFLDFLRRWRPSWLVKRSRSWFRINFDLHRACGSWLFVILLVFSWSSVSMLMSGFYTRAMQIAFDYQPRDWVWNQSRPTPSDGRAMIGWRDAQRLAERHMAEQAKERGFAVERPLAMYLARENALYQYRVRSSLDIGDRQGLTSVLFDAYTGELYSIVLPTGQRAANSFTTWIYELHKANVFGLPYRIFVSLVGVCIALLSITGVYVWWMKSSARSHRSASTSESRRPG, via the coding sequence ATGACGCGTCCTTTCTTCGTGTGGCTGCATCGCTGGTGCGGGCTTGCGATGGCGGCGTTCCTCGCCGTCGCCGGCCTCACGGGGAGCCTCCTCGCCTTCTGGCCCGAGCTCAATCATGTCGTGGCCCCGGATCTCTATCCGGGTCCGAGCGCCGGCGCTGAGCTCGACGCCGGAACGCTGGCGTCCCGCGCGGAAGCCTTCCACCCCGGCGTGCAAGTCGTCACCGTCAATCTGAGCTATGTTCCAGGAACGGCGGAACTCGGCGTGAGACCAGCGCCCGGCGCGCCGCCGCCGGGCTTCGACTATCTACTTCTCGATCCCGTGACCGGAGAAGAGCGCGGCCGACTTTCACGCGGCTCTGCGCCGTCTGCGCTGCACGACATCCTTCCTTTCATCTATCGTCTGCACTTCTCGCTGGCGCTCGGCAAGATTGGGAGCTGGATTCTCGGCGTCACGGCGATCGTTTGGACCTTGGACAGCTTCGTCGGCTTTTATCTCGCGCTGCCGCGCATCTCGCGAAACGGATTTCTGGATTTCTTGCGTCGGTGGAGGCCGTCCTGGCTCGTAAAGCGGAGCCGCTCCTGGTTTCGCATCAATTTCGATCTGCATCGCGCCTGCGGCTCGTGGCTGTTCGTGATTCTCCTCGTTTTCTCCTGGTCGAGCGTGTCGATGCTGATGAGCGGCTTCTATACCCGAGCGATGCAGATCGCCTTCGACTATCAGCCTCGAGATTGGGTCTGGAACCAGTCGAGACCAACGCCTTCAGACGGCCGAGCCATGATCGGCTGGCGTGACGCGCAGAGGCTCGCCGAACGTCATATGGCCGAACAAGCGAAGGAGCGAGGGTTTGCTGTCGAGCGGCCTCTGGCCATGTATCTCGCGCGCGAAAACGCGCTCTATCAATATCGCGTGCGCTCCTCGCTCGATATCGGCGACCGACAGGGGCTCACCTCGGTCTTGTTCGACGCCTACACGGGAGAGCTGTATAGCATCGTGCTGCCGACCGGACAGCGGGCGGCCAATAGTTTCACGACCTGGATATATGAATTGCATAAGGCCAATGTCTTCGGGCTTCCCTATCGCATCTTCGTGAGCCTAGTCGGAGTATGCATCGCATTGCTTTCGATCACCGGCGTATATGTCTGGTGGATGAAGAGCTCGGCGCGATCACATCGTTCGGCGTCGACGTCTGAAAGTCGCCGGCCCGGATAG
- a CDS encoding DUF4375 domain-containing protein: MISITDKNAIVVDESAVDSTDPDYDIVQANIDFLNDLLAQHIRFDEMSQEALRSYEVDYYLAQMENGGFPQFVLNSRWHVDSVRLIREGLAAIGAKKHLSLFEEGGRLVDSLGEARLKKFLATTIHDYGKSAERAALEAIDDRFFGLDKTEDLRGLNRAWLRAHPALAPASADRIAAEVRRRGEQLPDRAARIAAAEAAAPRYMKLIRALVAKAGQRLDRVTAGDPMREFAGAPTTAWYFLTDQGLFHMVDSGGKAIMFRGRSTTDRVCEIDAP, encoded by the coding sequence ATGATTTCGATCACCGACAAAAACGCCATCGTCGTCGACGAGAGCGCGGTCGACTCCACCGATCCAGACTATGACATAGTCCAGGCCAATATCGATTTCCTCAACGATTTGTTGGCGCAACATATTCGCTTCGACGAAATGTCGCAGGAGGCGCTGCGCAGCTATGAGGTCGATTATTATCTGGCGCAGATGGAGAATGGCGGCTTCCCGCAGTTCGTCCTCAATTCGCGCTGGCATGTCGATTCGGTGCGGCTGATCCGCGAAGGTCTGGCGGCGATCGGAGCGAAAAAGCATCTCTCGCTGTTCGAGGAGGGGGGCCGCCTCGTCGATTCGCTGGGCGAGGCGCGGCTGAAGAAATTCCTCGCGACGACGATCCATGATTACGGCAAGAGCGCCGAACGCGCCGCGCTCGAAGCGATAGACGACCGGTTTTTCGGTTTGGACAAGACAGAGGATCTGCGTGGTCTCAATCGCGCATGGCTCCGCGCGCATCCCGCCCTCGCGCCGGCGAGCGCGGACCGCATAGCGGCGGAAGTCCGGCGGCGCGGCGAGCAGCTTCCCGATCGCGCCGCGCGCATCGCCGCCGCCGAGGCCGCCGCGCCCCGCTACATGAAGCTCATTCGCGCCCTCGTCGCCAAGGCGGGCCAGCGGCTCGACCGCGTGACGGCCGGCGATCCGATGCGCGAATTCGCCGGCGCGCCGACGACCGCCTGGTATTTCCTAACCGATCAGGGCCTGTTCCATATGGTCGACTCCGGCGGCAAAGCCATCATGTTCCGCGGCCGATCGACGACCGATCGCGTTTGCGAGATCGACGCGCCGTGA
- a CDS encoding HAMP domain-containing sensor histidine kinase, whose protein sequence is MTKASSLVVRVVCLLVAAQLPAFLLAWIFTQATLRAGERFQDGALDELAVVRTSRLVADSVVKGVDGVLRITPTPALRAETDDVPGLMIAVFDPANGEPVAGSSPPLTEVLKGLARARPAHMHFARTGDRKDQYSGHLSLGATEAGLMQIAIYGQKFRWVDLYYSLAFDLSYLAAFLLATILTSAWIAWFAVRTGLKPLNNVARQAEHIDLNSLDQRFRIEDVPTEIMPLVVAFNAALARLDAGAAKMRRFTANIAHELRTPLAIMRARLETSHEPTFTTDLKRDASKLQTMVEQMLVATRLSERQTSLDQEVDLVETVYAVTCDHLPLAVESGRDIEFDCAAESIVVRGNRRAIECIVVNLIDNALRAEPRGGTIVVRLSEDAIVEIVDHGEGVGAEVKDLVFEPFWRKNEATPGTGLGLAISKELIEKHGGAIWVEDTPGGGATFKLSFPQSTTSTGAETHRNP, encoded by the coding sequence ATGACGAAAGCGTCATCGCTCGTTGTCCGGGTGGTGTGTCTGCTCGTTGCCGCGCAACTGCCGGCCTTCCTGCTCGCGTGGATCTTCACACAAGCGACCTTGCGCGCCGGCGAGAGATTCCAGGACGGCGCGCTCGATGAGCTCGCTGTCGTTCGCACGAGCCGCCTCGTGGCGGACTCCGTTGTGAAAGGAGTTGACGGCGTTCTGCGCATAACGCCCACTCCAGCGCTCCGCGCGGAAACCGACGACGTTCCCGGCTTGATGATCGCAGTGTTCGATCCTGCGAATGGAGAACCGGTCGCTGGTTCATCCCCGCCTCTTACCGAAGTGCTGAAAGGACTGGCGCGTGCGAGGCCCGCGCATATGCATTTCGCGAGAACAGGCGATCGCAAGGATCAATACTCTGGACATCTCAGTCTCGGCGCCACTGAGGCCGGTCTCATGCAGATCGCAATCTACGGCCAGAAGTTCCGCTGGGTGGACCTCTATTATTCGCTGGCGTTCGATTTGTCCTATTTGGCGGCATTTCTCCTCGCGACGATTTTGACGAGCGCGTGGATCGCTTGGTTCGCGGTGCGCACCGGACTGAAGCCGCTGAATAATGTCGCACGTCAGGCCGAGCACATCGATCTGAACTCCTTGGACCAGCGCTTTCGAATCGAGGACGTGCCGACCGAGATCATGCCGCTCGTCGTCGCCTTCAATGCTGCGCTTGCGCGTCTCGACGCGGGCGCGGCGAAGATGCGCCGGTTTACGGCGAATATCGCTCACGAGCTTCGCACGCCGCTCGCGATCATGCGGGCGCGACTGGAAACGTCGCATGAGCCGACATTCACGACAGATTTGAAGAGGGACGCCAGCAAGCTTCAGACGATGGTCGAGCAGATGCTGGTGGCCACGAGGCTGAGCGAACGCCAGACATCGCTCGACCAAGAGGTGGATCTGGTGGAGACGGTCTATGCGGTCACATGCGACCATCTCCCGCTCGCTGTCGAAAGTGGGCGCGACATCGAATTCGATTGTGCGGCCGAGTCTATAGTGGTGCGGGGCAATCGACGCGCGATCGAGTGCATCGTGGTCAATCTCATCGACAATGCCTTGCGCGCCGAGCCTCGCGGCGGGACGATCGTCGTCCGCTTGAGCGAGGATGCGATCGTCGAGATCGTCGACCATGGCGAGGGTGTCGGCGCCGAGGTGAAGGATCTCGTTTTCGAGCCCTTTTGGCGCAAGAACGAAGCGACGCCGGGGACGGGATTGGGACTGGCGATTTCGAAAGAGCTGATCGAAAAGCATGGCGGCGCGATCTGGGTCGAGGACACGCCGGGCGGCGGAGCGACGTTCAAGCTGTCGTTTCCACAGTCCACGACGTCTACTGGCGCCGAGACGCATCGAAACCCATGA